From a region of the Leptospira kmetyi serovar Malaysia str. Bejo-Iso9 genome:
- a CDS encoding putative Ig domain-containing protein, producing the protein MISSNTTLNAQVGSAIPAIGIHFTSPSANENQLLANKNCKFENFTLTSVLPAGLSFNSSTGNVTGTPTAQGGPTTISFTASVTANGGSPVTVAGVKSIKVFAAGALTCSAVGFAGGCTTKPYSCTNSSFCYSTMSGCLAASECGY; encoded by the coding sequence ATGATCTCAAGTAATACCACGCTCAATGCTCAGGTTGGAAGCGCGATTCCCGCGATAGGAATTCATTTTACTTCTCCGTCCGCGAATGAAAATCAGCTTTTAGCGAATAAGAACTGCAAGTTCGAAAATTTTACCCTTACTTCTGTTTTGCCTGCCGGTCTTAGTTTTAATTCTTCCACCGGGAATGTGACCGGGACGCCGACCGCTCAGGGAGGTCCGACTACGATTTCCTTTACGGCTTCCGTAACCGCAAATGGCGGATCGCCGGTAACCGTTGCAGGGGTGAAATCGATTAAGGTTTTTGCGGCTGGCGCTCTCACTTGTAGTGCCGTTGGTTTTGCCGGAGGGTGCACAACGAAGCCTTATTCCTGTACGAATTCCTCCTTCTGTTATAGTACAATGTCCGGATGTCTTGCCGCTTCCGAATGCGGGTATTGA
- a CDS encoding beta-class carbonic anhydrase: MSELVREVETANEQYANDFGDKGKLALPPGRRFAILTCMDARLDPAKYAGLSEGDAHVIRNAGGRASDDAIRSLVISYKLLGTKEWFVIHHTDCGMALFTDVIIRRLLANSLETATVGEAGWKDIGKGPGSREAEFVDWLTFENEFSSVVDDVKRIRNHPLVPKNIPIYGYVYDVKTGKLLPVPEATEVGKALVEEFA, from the coding sequence ATGTCTGAATTGGTTCGAGAAGTAGAAACTGCAAACGAGCAGTATGCAAACGATTTTGGTGACAAGGGAAAGTTAGCTCTTCCGCCGGGAAGAAGGTTCGCCATTCTAACTTGTATGGACGCAAGATTGGATCCCGCAAAATACGCGGGCCTTTCGGAAGGAGACGCGCACGTGATCCGAAACGCGGGCGGTCGGGCCTCCGACGATGCGATTCGTTCATTAGTAATTTCTTATAAACTGCTCGGCACAAAAGAATGGTTCGTAATCCACCACACCGATTGCGGAATGGCGCTCTTTACGGACGTGATCATTCGTCGTCTTTTAGCAAACAGTTTGGAGACCGCGACCGTTGGCGAAGCGGGTTGGAAAGATATCGGAAAAGGTCCCGGTTCCAGAGAAGCGGAGTTCGTGGATTGGCTTACGTTTGAGAATGAATTTTCGAGCGTGGTCGACGACGTGAAACGAATCCGAAATCATCCACTTGTTCCGAAGAACATTCCGATCTACGGTTATGTTTACGACGTAAAAACGGGTAAACTTCTTCCGGTGCCGGAAGCGACCGAAGTTGGTAAGGCGCTCGTGGAAGAGTTCGCTTAA
- a CDS encoding zinc-binding dehydrogenase has protein sequence MKAAVLESGKKILDIREVPVPSLGPEQVKVKIKACGICGSDVHLVVHGTLKCKHFPRVPGHESSGVVEEIGEKVSRFKKGDRVVIAAGTSCGVCNYCKAGHENLCKDLGVFGFDRDGSFAEYNVVEERYLYSLPDAIPFDQGAILADAVSTPYHAIRYRGNIKDGDTVAIFGCGGLGIHAVAVARALTSGRVIALDVDKGPLENAAKYGADEVINLKEVRNPGKALKEVSNGVDLLADFSGYMSNVEESLRAMNPGGRIVLVGIGRQPLKFQIPFILIEKMISVSGSYGSDRRAIPELIDLYLKGKINLTHSITSHHPLEELNECLEALDERKGNPIRFIIEP, from the coding sequence ATGAAAGCCGCTGTTTTAGAATCCGGTAAAAAAATTTTAGACATCAGAGAAGTTCCCGTTCCGTCTCTCGGACCCGAACAAGTAAAAGTAAAAATCAAAGCCTGCGGAATCTGCGGCTCGGACGTTCATCTTGTCGTTCACGGTACGCTTAAGTGTAAACATTTTCCGAGAGTTCCCGGTCACGAATCTTCCGGAGTTGTGGAAGAGATCGGTGAAAAAGTAAGTCGTTTTAAAAAAGGGGATCGTGTCGTGATCGCCGCGGGAACTTCCTGCGGAGTCTGTAATTACTGTAAGGCGGGTCACGAGAATCTTTGTAAGGACCTGGGCGTTTTCGGATTCGATCGGGACGGAAGTTTTGCGGAATACAACGTCGTCGAAGAACGTTATTTGTATTCTCTGCCGGATGCGATTCCGTTTGACCAAGGTGCGATTCTGGCCGACGCGGTTTCCACTCCGTATCACGCGATTCGTTATCGAGGAAACATCAAGGACGGAGATACCGTCGCGATTTTCGGTTGCGGCGGACTTGGAATTCACGCGGTCGCCGTGGCAAGGGCTTTGACGAGCGGTCGAGTGATCGCGCTCGACGTGGATAAGGGGCCGCTCGAGAATGCGGCGAAATACGGAGCCGACGAGGTTATCAATTTGAAAGAGGTTCGAAATCCGGGAAAGGCTTTGAAAGAAGTTTCCAACGGCGTGGATCTTCTCGCGGACTTTTCGGGTTATATGTCCAACGTGGAAGAATCTCTTCGTGCGATGAATCCGGGAGGGAGAATCGTTCTTGTCGGAATCGGAAGGCAACCGTTGAAGTTTCAGATTCCTTTTATTCTGATCGAAAAGATGATTTCCGTTTCCGGTTCGTACGGTTCCGATCGAAGGGCGATTCCGGAATTGATCGATCTTTATCTGAAAGGAAAAATCAATCTTACTCATTCCATCACTTCTCATCATCCATTAGAAGAATTGAATGAATGTCTCGAAGCTCTCGACGAAAGAAAGGGAAATCCGATTCGATTTATCATCGAACCTTGA
- a CDS encoding PaaI family thioesterase, with the protein MEPETIYREIKASQNGQDWHHKNCFGCGPENAKGIHASFPFHEESGEVRFPFKIEKAFEGAPGYAHGGVLATLLDEAQGVLCFHLGHFVMTDQLYMRYHKAVPLNEEVEVRCWVTMVRRRRLYTKATIHLSKTGELLVSSKARWYDMSERTMRRMFQGTVFPIDTLLQVLEVNQRRGKEIRKRLKLQKAAS; encoded by the coding sequence ATGGAACCAGAGACTATCTACCGGGAGATCAAAGCCAGCCAGAACGGCCAAGATTGGCATCATAAGAATTGTTTCGGTTGCGGTCCCGAGAATGCGAAAGGCATTCACGCAAGTTTTCCCTTTCACGAAGAAAGCGGCGAGGTTCGATTTCCGTTTAAAATCGAAAAGGCCTTCGAAGGCGCTCCGGGTTACGCGCACGGAGGAGTTCTTGCGACTCTTCTCGACGAGGCTCAAGGAGTTCTTTGTTTTCATCTCGGACATTTCGTGATGACGGATCAGCTTTATATGCGATATCACAAAGCGGTTCCTCTCAACGAGGAAGTGGAAGTGCGTTGTTGGGTTACGATGGTTCGTAGAAGAAGACTTTATACGAAAGCGACGATTCATCTTTCCAAAACGGGAGAATTGCTCGTGTCCTCCAAAGCGCGTTGGTATGATATGTCCGAAAGAACGATGAGAAGAATGTTCCAGGGAACCGTATTCCCGATCGACACGCTTCTTCAGGTTTTGGAAGTCAATCAAAGACGAGGCAAGGAAATCCGAAAACGCCTCAAGCTGCAAAAGGCCGCTTCTTAA
- a CDS encoding TetR/AcrR family transcriptional regulator, translated as MAAKKKSRKKEENSPVRGRPRTQDYEESILKATFELLASKGFYGFSIDDIVEKTGVARTTIYRRWPSKATLAMNTILTLISPYLDFPEGTSLEEGIVKQMKGLAGVFQGDYGKVISSVIGAAQDDAELAKAIKDDYLKPRRKIAAEYIKQARHTGEFPDVSDSEVEGFIDFLYGGLYFRLLLKHKKPGLDGLEPWIRQVFRMIRTK; from the coding sequence ATGGCCGCAAAAAAGAAGTCCCGGAAAAAAGAAGAGAATTCTCCCGTTCGTGGAAGACCCAGAACCCAGGATTACGAAGAATCCATCTTAAAGGCGACTTTCGAACTATTGGCTTCGAAAGGATTTTACGGTTTTTCCATAGACGACATCGTCGAAAAAACGGGGGTCGCAAGAACTACGATCTACAGAAGATGGCCGAGTAAAGCGACCTTGGCGATGAACACCATTCTTACCTTGATCAGTCCTTACTTGGATTTTCCGGAAGGAACCTCTTTGGAAGAAGGAATCGTAAAGCAGATGAAGGGTTTGGCAGGGGTCTTCCAAGGAGATTACGGAAAGGTAATCTCTTCCGTGATCGGGGCCGCGCAGGACGACGCGGAATTGGCGAAGGCGATCAAGGACGATTATCTCAAACCGAGAAGAAAGATCGCGGCGGAATACATCAAACAAGCGAGACATACGGGAGAATTTCCCGATGTAAGCGATTCGGAAGTGGAAGGGTTTATCGATTTCTTATACGGGGGTTTGTATTTCCGTCTTCTTTTGAAACATAAAAAGCCCGGTTTGGACGGTTTGGAACCTTGGATCCGCCAGGTTTTCCGAATGATTCGGACGAAATGA
- a CDS encoding nuclear transport factor 2 family protein, producing MRIAISTLILSGLFAFALSAEKKSNAPVDVVNGFFSAFGKGDLSGVIGSFHENATITAVRKSSRKSGELYGSYFGKKGAEEFVSNLGKIFNTKEFVVENVIGKKEVVFANGRFKHELKSTGKTYESDWALKCVVKDGKILEYNFYEDTSSFDVANR from the coding sequence ATGCGTATAGCGATATCGACACTGATCCTTTCCGGCCTCTTTGCCTTCGCCCTGAGCGCCGAAAAAAAATCGAACGCTCCCGTCGACGTGGTGAACGGTTTCTTTTCCGCTTTCGGAAAAGGAGATCTTTCCGGTGTGATCGGAAGTTTTCACGAAAACGCGACCATCACGGCGGTCCGCAAGTCCTCCAGAAAATCCGGAGAACTCTACGGATCGTATTTCGGTAAAAAAGGCGCGGAAGAATTCGTTTCCAACCTGGGAAAAATCTTCAACACGAAGGAATTCGTGGTCGAGAACGTGATCGGAAAAAAGGAAGTGGTGTTTGCCAACGGACGTTTCAAACACGAATTGAAATCCACCGGAAAAACATACGAAAGCGATTGGGCTTTGAAGTGTGTCGTTAAGGACGGTAAAATTTTAGAATATAACTTTTACGAAGATACTTCTTCTTTCGACGTTGCCAATCGTTAA
- a CDS encoding PAS domain-containing hybrid sensor histidine kinase/response regulator, translating into MLEKTETNRSEMDKVKREYLYRQITKQFPNGGVAVFDRNLRYIIFEGRGLTLVELTSEFVQGKTMREVFPKDICDLSEPLYHAALEGRSTTIEIPYMGRIFKLEHAPIESENGEIDYGLVMAQDITARKKAEDALKDSELDLRALFSAMTDIILVMDSTGRYLKIAPTKAKFLTASPKELLGNRVRDFFASDKADLAENTIRKTLQTGKTQNIEYDLEIHGETLWFEASVSYRSENTVYWVARNITQFKQIENAEKKSQKHLRDIIDGLLPNMFVGLIQPDGVLIEVNKAPLTAAKLRFEDVLGKPFDQTYWWSFSDRSRELLRESIRRACMGETLRYDTEIRVAEEEIIVIDFALKPMRDESGVIKFLIASGTVITDRKKAEAALQESQQKYKELVENINDVIFSANVLCNVTYISPIIQSLTGYSSETITGSGFKDLILEEDREFSRRLISSALSGSRDMCECRMKLKDGGSVWVQISVRPIFRDGTIVGFAGVIMDITKRRQLEQRLLRGQKLESLGTLAGGIAHDFNNLLGIMSCHLSILQDEGSDILKHFKSREAISKTIQRGADLVGQLLTIARKGDMTLEPVHLNSVIFEVVNLMDETFPKLIEVDLTMNCDLPQVLADHSQIHQVLLNLCVNARDAMEPGGGKIIIGTKTVKGEDIRGRHEKAEAPLYLELSVSDTGIGMDSFTKARIFEPFFTTKESGRGTGLGLATTYGIVERHRGFIEVDTALGKGTTFKIFLPAQTHSYETVVKETKQEIVNGTSRRGSGNILLVEDEDMLREVLTSILEQEGYNVTVAGNGLDAVEIYRAQWNRIDLVLSDVGLPGIEGDRMYYEMKRINPEVRAILASGFIEPSKKSELLKAGVLDILQKPYLTVEILNRIKTMIHPGTWSV; encoded by the coding sequence ATGCTGGAGAAGACAGAAACGAATCGATCGGAAATGGACAAAGTAAAACGAGAATATTTATACAGACAAATCACCAAACAATTCCCAAACGGAGGAGTGGCCGTTTTCGATCGCAATCTTCGTTACATCATCTTCGAAGGACGAGGTCTTACTCTCGTGGAACTTACATCTGAGTTCGTTCAGGGAAAAACGATGCGGGAAGTTTTTCCGAAAGACATCTGCGATTTGAGCGAACCCTTATACCACGCGGCTTTGGAAGGAAGATCGACTACGATCGAAATTCCTTATATGGGAAGAATTTTCAAACTCGAACACGCGCCGATCGAAAGTGAAAACGGAGAAATCGATTACGGACTCGTGATGGCGCAGGATATCACCGCGCGTAAAAAAGCGGAAGACGCTTTGAAGGATTCCGAGTTGGATCTACGAGCTCTTTTTTCCGCGATGACCGATATCATTCTCGTTATGGATTCCACCGGAAGATATTTAAAGATCGCTCCCACAAAAGCGAAATTCTTAACCGCTTCCCCCAAAGAACTGCTCGGCAATCGAGTACGCGATTTTTTCGCTTCGGATAAAGCCGATCTCGCCGAGAATACGATCCGCAAAACCTTACAAACGGGTAAAACGCAAAACATTGAATACGATTTGGAGATTCACGGAGAAACTCTTTGGTTCGAAGCGAGCGTTTCGTATCGTTCCGAAAATACGGTCTACTGGGTTGCAAGAAACATAACGCAGTTTAAACAGATCGAAAACGCGGAGAAAAAAAGTCAGAAACATCTCCGAGACATCATAGACGGTCTTCTTCCGAACATGTTCGTAGGTTTGATTCAACCCGACGGAGTTTTGATCGAAGTCAACAAAGCGCCTTTGACCGCGGCCAAACTTAGATTCGAAGACGTACTCGGAAAACCTTTCGATCAAACGTATTGGTGGTCCTTCTCCGATCGAAGCAGGGAACTTCTGAGAGAATCCATACGAAGAGCTTGTATGGGAGAAACTCTTCGATACGATACGGAGATTCGAGTCGCTGAGGAAGAAATTATCGTGATCGACTTCGCGCTCAAACCCATGAGGGACGAATCCGGAGTCATTAAATTCTTGATCGCGTCCGGAACGGTGATCACGGATCGAAAAAAAGCGGAAGCCGCGCTTCAAGAATCCCAGCAAAAATACAAGGAACTCGTCGAGAATATCAACGACGTCATCTTTTCGGCGAATGTGCTCTGTAACGTGACGTATATCAGTCCGATCATTCAATCTCTTACTGGATATTCTTCCGAAACGATCACCGGAAGCGGTTTTAAGGATTTGATTCTCGAAGAGGATCGGGAGTTTTCCAGAAGACTGATCTCGTCCGCGCTTTCCGGAAGCAGGGACATGTGCGAATGTAGAATGAAACTCAAAGACGGAGGTTCCGTTTGGGTTCAAATCTCCGTCCGACCAATATTCAGAGACGGTACCATTGTAGGATTTGCGGGTGTGATTATGGACATCACAAAACGCAGACAACTCGAACAAAGATTGCTCCGAGGTCAAAAGCTGGAAAGTTTGGGAACTCTCGCCGGAGGAATCGCGCACGACTTCAACAATCTTTTGGGAATCATGTCCTGTCATCTTTCCATTCTTCAGGACGAGGGTTCGGATATTTTAAAACACTTCAAAAGCAGGGAAGCCATTTCTAAAACGATCCAAAGAGGCGCGGACTTGGTTGGACAACTTCTTACGATCGCAAGAAAGGGAGACATGACCCTCGAGCCGGTGCATTTGAATTCCGTAATATTCGAAGTTGTGAATCTGATGGACGAAACCTTTCCGAAGCTGATCGAAGTCGATCTGACGATGAACTGCGATCTTCCGCAAGTGTTGGCCGATCATTCTCAGATTCATCAAGTGCTTTTGAATCTTTGCGTGAACGCAAGAGACGCGATGGAACCGGGCGGAGGAAAGATCATCATCGGAACCAAAACCGTCAAAGGCGAGGATATACGAGGAAGACACGAAAAAGCGGAAGCTCCGCTTTATTTGGAACTGAGCGTAAGCGACACCGGAATCGGAATGGATTCTTTTACCAAAGCGAGAATTTTCGAACCCTTCTTTACGACGAAAGAATCCGGAAGAGGAACCGGACTCGGACTTGCGACAACATACGGAATCGTCGAAAGACATCGAGGTTTTATCGAAGTCGATACCGCTCTTGGAAAGGGAACCACGTTTAAGATCTTTCTTCCCGCGCAGACTCATTCTTATGAAACCGTCGTCAAAGAAACGAAGCAAGAAATCGTAAACGGAACTTCCAGACGCGGTTCCGGAAATATTCTTCTCGTGGAAGACGAGGACATGTTAAGGGAAGTTTTGACTTCCATTCTCGAGCAGGAAGGATATAACGTTACGGTCGCGGGGAACGGATTGGACGCGGTCGAAATTTATAGAGCTCAATGGAATCGAATCGATCTCGTTCTTTCCGACGTGGGACTTCCCGGAATCGAAGGGGATCGAATGTATTACGAGATGAAACGGATCAATCCGGAGGTTCGCGCGATTCTTGCGAGCGGTTTTATAGAACCGAGTAAAAAATCGGAGTTATTAAAGGCCGGAGTTCTGGATATATTACAAAAACCTTATTTAACTGTGGAGATTCTCAACAGAATCAAAACGATGATTCATCCCGGAACTTGGAGCGTTTGA
- a CDS encoding DMT family transporter, translated as MAWIYLIIASAFEIGFTTCLKLSDNFSKPTWTGGFLVSAVLSLVFLNKAIQTIPMGTGYAIWTGLGAVGTVLVGIFFHGEPIDFWRGFFLSTLILSVLGLKFLVSE; from the coding sequence ATGGCTTGGATCTATCTCATCATCGCTTCCGCATTCGAGATCGGATTTACGACTTGTCTGAAGTTGTCCGATAACTTTTCTAAACCGACATGGACCGGAGGCTTTTTGGTTTCCGCCGTGCTCAGTTTGGTTTTTTTGAATAAGGCGATTCAAACGATTCCTATGGGAACCGGTTACGCGATCTGGACGGGCTTAGGCGCGGTGGGAACCGTTCTTGTGGGAATTTTTTTTCACGGAGAACCGATCGATTTTTGGAGAGGATTTTTTCTTTCCACTTTGATTTTGTCAGTTTTAGGTCTTAAGTTCCTGGTTTCCGAATAA
- a CDS encoding TolC family protein, with the protein MCASTQRVVFIRILQFIMLFFFTFDTFSQGRESPLALFGDPLSVPKEESNSSVKVRIDLKKAEETFLRNNLSLLAKRLEVEASKAEIIQTRLWDNPVVSVDQNAYNQNTGQYLDTTKNGQTQIQIEQLFVLAGKRDKRIRLAQWNANTGEQDFYDLLRTLKLELRVTFYKLFYLKKSLEFFDENIRSIRKTIQSSEAVYKNRDILLSEVLRLKSILFRLETDRSEIVSGIIEKENILKLLLNEPEYADVVFEIETIEPEEKRNPILSKSGQELLSIAFDKRPDLKALEFGIKAEQTNLALQRSLAIPDLKLGGSWDRAGNYINNYYGVTVSMAIPTFDRNQGNIRESELILAAKKTKYEEKRIKIRAEVLSAVGKAKEKERLLSEYKDSFTKDYQNLAGLMVENYRKKYLTILEFADFFEAYSDSFLKMIRLQSDRVETMESVNYTLGSTVLEIGK; encoded by the coding sequence ATGTGCGCATCGACACAACGCGTCGTTTTTATTCGTATTCTTCAGTTTATTATGTTATTCTTTTTTACGTTCGATACTTTTTCCCAAGGGAGAGAAAGTCCCTTGGCTTTGTTCGGCGATCCTCTTTCCGTTCCGAAGGAGGAATCCAATTCTTCCGTTAAAGTGAGAATCGATCTGAAAAAAGCGGAAGAAACTTTTCTACGAAACAATCTTTCGCTTTTGGCAAAACGTCTCGAAGTGGAAGCCTCGAAAGCGGAAATCATCCAAACCCGTCTCTGGGACAACCCGGTTGTTTCCGTGGATCAGAACGCATACAACCAAAACACGGGACAATATCTGGACACTACCAAAAACGGTCAGACCCAGATTCAAATCGAACAGCTCTTCGTATTAGCAGGGAAACGTGATAAACGAATTCGACTCGCGCAGTGGAACGCGAACACGGGAGAACAGGACTTCTACGATCTTTTACGAACTCTCAAATTGGAACTCAGGGTCACCTTTTATAAACTTTTTTATCTCAAGAAGTCCTTGGAATTTTTCGACGAGAACATCCGATCGATCCGGAAGACGATTCAAAGTTCGGAAGCGGTTTATAAAAATCGGGACATTCTTCTTTCCGAGGTGCTTCGTCTCAAATCCATTCTTTTCCGTTTGGAAACGGATCGTTCCGAAATCGTAAGCGGTATTATAGAAAAAGAGAATATTCTAAAATTGTTACTCAACGAACCCGAATACGCGGACGTAGTATTCGAAATCGAAACGATCGAACCCGAAGAAAAAAGAAATCCCATTCTTTCCAAAAGCGGCCAAGAACTTCTTTCGATCGCATTCGATAAAAGACCGGATCTAAAGGCGTTGGAATTCGGAATCAAAGCCGAACAAACGAATCTCGCGTTGCAACGATCCCTTGCAATTCCCGATTTAAAACTGGGAGGAAGTTGGGACCGCGCGGGGAACTATATCAACAACTACTACGGGGTAACGGTTTCCATGGCGATTCCGACCTTCGACCGCAATCAAGGGAATATTAGAGAATCTGAATTGATTCTCGCGGCGAAAAAAACGAAATACGAGGAAAAAAGAATCAAGATCAGAGCGGAAGTTCTTTCGGCGGTGGGAAAAGCGAAAGAGAAGGAAAGACTTCTTTCGGAATATAAGGATTCCTTTACGAAGGATTATCAGAATTTGGCGGGTTTAATGGTTGAAAATTATAGAAAGAAGTATTTAACGATTTTGGAATTTGCGGATTTTTTCGAGGCTTACAGCGACAGCTTTTTAAAAATGATCCGTCTTCAATCGGACCGGGTGGAAACAATGGAATCGGTAAACTACACGTTAGGAAGTACCGTGTTGGAGATCGGTAAATGA